Part of the Juglans regia cultivar Chandler chromosome 14, Walnut 2.0, whole genome shotgun sequence genome, tcatttttcgtTCTTAATTTCCTTATTgtatagtaaaaatataaaaagagttcGTCTCTTGGACGGTTGTGTTCGACGGTTCGTAGATGTTGAGTCTCTGTTTagacaaaatattatttattggacGTTTGCTTGTAGAGAGTATCCATAACAATGAAGTCCAAATCGGTCCAGTAGTACCATGTATCTGGTTATAGatgtaagtttaattttttgatgaatgaatgaatgattgatgacatgcattttcctcaaaaaaatattattgtgtctGTGTTATGCATGATTTATCACCAGTAATATATAAGTACTATCGTACTGCAGCCATGATTGATAGAGATCATCAAGTTGATCATGCATATCGATTCTTGACGATTGGGGTCGATCGTTTGTATGTTTGACTTTCTTCAGAAGGTACTACCTTAGACGCTTGGCAAATTAGCGTATTTCCCGGCCACGTCttgttcttaatttaaaaataaataatgatgaaaaaaaattaatgacgGATcatgtacgtacatatatacGATTACGGGATCATTACATCAtcattaattttaatagaatatttaaaaaaaagcgacatttttaatatattgatcatCTTCGTAATTTGGTTAATTATAAGCACATGATCATTGATCTTTTTCATTCATCCTTCGTTTCTATGTTAGTGATATAACCGGCCAATATCTGAATTAACCCTAGAGTTCAATTCATGGCGTACTACATCTATAGTACGCGCCAAAGTAACATGCCATTTAAGAATTCATGTAAGTATTACTAGCtataagttttttaattttctctaaaattcattaaacattaaaaaGCCAGATCGATcaagttacaaaaataaaattactacatGAATATTTGAGaaccaagaaatatataatatttcaggAAAtcttaaaaactatatattatgatataatGCAGAAAATTAATacgtataaattaattaaactgcagaacattaaaatcatctataatGCTTTTGTTCTGGAAATGTGGTATATAAAAGGAGCAAAGCCAGAAATATGTTTCTTGCCATATATGCAGCTGCTTGTTGATCCCCGGTACACATATCCTATGAGCtttttagagcattctcatcccgtttctaaaacatattttttcttaaattttaagatttgtatttagaattttttctaAATACACGCTCAATCTAGTTCCCCATTTTAAGAAAAAGGTTTAGGATGTGAATAGTAATTCTCTATATTTGGAGAACTACTGTTCATTTCTtagatcatttatatatatattttataggaaGTAGTTAAagatgtagaaataaaatagtataaataataataaagaaataattttaaaaagttactttaatagaatagataaatgatagagaatgagatgtatgaagttttttaaagatgagtaaaatttatgagaaaattataaaaagtgtgatttctattttctcatattaaaatagagaaaattctaaattatttctagagaaaattctaaatagagaaaattatttCTAGAATATTCTAGAGaaactataattttttctaaattaatttagaaaaaattatagaatatcAGATGTGAATGCTCTATTTTGATAATGGTTTCAGTACTTGGTTTCGTTTTTCCATAGTTTTGACCCGTTAAAACTTTctagaaaaagtaaaagaatgaatattattgattcaattattttttttcttggcatttTGGATGTATTATTCATTCATTTGGAAAAAGGTTACATAACTTCTGTGgtgaaaataatacaaataaagCTGGAATtctgcttttactttatttatttttttcaaaaaaaataacgtgtacataaataaatatataataacttcCCTAGGACATGAAATATTCTTGATCAAATgattgtaataaaaaattaacaaaaataatgaaaataatttacatacaatattttttataatattttacataattatattttaaatgagagatatttttataaaatatcttataaaaataatattattttataaaaatattctcattttataacattattgtGAAAATGTATTGTGTATAccattattcaaaaaaataacgATAATAAAAAAGCTAACAAAACGAATAATATTGACAAATTAATTCTCTAATTTACATGTGAAGGCGGCGCTGACCATTTCCAAGCCTTCCGCATCTTTCATTATTCCTATATGCTTTCATTTTGAGGCGCCGCCCTGACCACCGCTGCCTCCATTAACGCCTTGAGGAGCACCTTGTACTGGAACATCGCCCTCTAGAGTCAGTTCGCGTATCTTGAAGCGTTCGAGCCTCAACGGCAATTCCCCTGCTTTGTTGGACGGTGTTCGTGGCGAGCCAACACTCAAACTCCTCTGCAAGGTTGCAACCGGCCTCCTGGTTCCTCTCCCTTCATCTTGGGCTACAACTACCCCACGAATTTTCTTAGACAACTCCACAAACTCATCGTGAAGCCCCGGAAAGATCTTCTTGAGCAGCTCCTGTCTCCGAACATAGAGTTCCCTGAAGAACTCTAACAACGATAACAATCTTGGATCAACTGATTTTCCAGCCTCCGCTTCAAATCTGTAGTAATCATCGACCATGTCACCGTATTTATTCCCGTATAGTCCACTTTCCAGCAGCGACATATCGTCTAAAGTGCCCGGAAATGGCGAACTCCTGGAGCTTGATGCCATGTCGGTCATTCCCTGATCAGCAGTCCGGTAGCCGGCCAGTAGTCCATACGCTTTCCATGCATTAGATTGTGGCCGAGGTGCATCGTAGCGGTTGTCGAGCTTGTCCATGGACATGAATTCTTCCTTTATAATTAAGATGGAGAAAATCCCACGAAAAcgagattgaaaaattaagCTGGGCAAGGCTTAGTGAGTGGAATATGAATCGGATATATAGTTGTGATCGGTGGCTTAGGGCGGTTGGGCTTTGTTTGGGTATTTATAAAGAGTTGGCCTACTCTACCATTCAGAGTAGTCTTTCATTTTGACCGTTAgctcaaatttaatattttatttattttttaaatttttaattcacatttcttatcattttaaaatatttttaaaaaatataaaaaaatatcaatatataaatagtcacttgcttaactattaagtaaaaaaattaaaatacatgaagtgTTAAAATGAGGGGACAAAATAAGTGGACAAGgtagcatttttcattaatttataaaagaataattctacttatcatcctcacacactacatactatatttattttattttattttttatttttttataataaatatgtgatatatagatgataattaGAACAACTCATTTACTTATTTCACTTTCTTAAAAGTAGTAGTGCATCTAGAATCGTTAATATTTGCACTAATTTTTAAGGATCTCATGACCAGCAAAATCGGAAATCATGATTTCCTTTAATATTGGATCAACATTATTAATTAAGGAacgttatatataatttgcacAAATCGTTTCAATAATATCATA contains:
- the LOC109014902 gene encoding uncharacterized protein LOC109014902, translating into MSMDKLDNRYDAPRPQSNAWKAYGLLAGYRTADQGMTDMASSSRSSPFPGTLDDMSLLESGLYGNKYGDMVDDYYRFEAEAGKSVDPRLLSLLEFFRELYVRRQELLKKIFPGLHDEFVELSKKIRGVVVAQDEGRGTRRPVATLQRSLSVGSPRTPSNKAGELPLRLERFKIRELTLEGDVPVQGAPQGVNGGSGGQGGASK